The window AGAAACATTGCTTATCGATTTAATAAAATTTATGGAAAAATCTTTACTATTCCTGAAAAGATACTTAACTATAATGGTTCCTGTATAAAATCGTTATTAAATCCTAATAAAAAGATGTCTAAATCTGATTTTAATAAAAATAATATTATTAGTTTATTTGATAGTGATTTTATAATTGAACAAAAAATTAAAAATGCAGTTACTGATTCTAATAATCCTCCAATAATAAAATATGATTTTAAAAACAAACCAGGTATTTCTAATTTATTAGTTATATTATCTAATATAACTAATTTTTCTATAGAAAAATTAGAAAAAGATTTTCATAATAAAAATTATAATTATTTAAAAAAATCAATTATTAATAACTTATGTTTATTTTTAAATAAATTAAGAAAAAAATATTTTTTTTATAGAGAAAATGAAAAATATTTAAAAAATGTTATTATTAATGGTGCAGAAAAAGCAAAGAAACATGCTTCTATTACTTTACAAAAAGTAACCAATGCTATTGGTTTAGATATATGATATCATTAAATTTATAAAAAATAATATAATAATTTATCGAGTACCATAAATAACAATTGTTTTACCATGAGCATAAATTAAATTACGTTTTTTTAACATTTTAAGAGTACGGCCTACGGTTTCTCTAGAACAACCCACAATTTTCCCTATTTCTTGTCTTGTTATTTTTATTTGCATACCATCTGGATGAGTGATTGCCTCAGGAGACTTAGCTAAATTTAACAAGGTTGTAAAAATTCTCTGTGTAACATCTAAAAAAACTAAATTATTTATTTTTTTAAATGTAGTTTTTAATTTCTCAGCAATTTGAAAAGAAATTTTCATAATAATATGATTATTAATGTTAACTAAATTAAAAAATTTTTTATATGAAATTTTTGCTAATTCACATTCTGTTTTTAATTTTATTAATGTAATTTCTTTATAAGTTGGATGAAAAAAACCAATTTCACCAATAAAATTACCTGAATTTAAATAATTAATTATAATTTCTTTTCCATTTTTATTTTTAATAGAAACAATAACAATACCCTTTAATATATAATATAAATTTTTAGAAATATCTCCTTGTTTAATTAAAATCATTTTTGCTGGATATTTATTAATATGACAATATGAAAGGAACCATTCTAATGTAGAATCTTTTTGCAACTTAAAAAACATTAATAATTATCTCCTGCCATTATTTTTTTCCTTCAAAATTAAATAATATAAAAAATGTGCTGATACCCAGAATTGAACTGGGGACCTCATCCTTACCAAGGATGTGCTCTAACCTTCTAAGCTATATCAGCCAAAATATCCATAAATTATTATTTATATTTAATAATAAAAAAATATTTAAGCAGACAACGGGAATCGAACCCGTATTACCAGCTTGGAAGGCTGAAGTAATACCATTATACGATGTCTGCTAAAAATATATAAACATGTATTATATAAAAGTTATGGTGGGAGAAGGATTCGAACCTTCGAAGTCTTTGACGACAGATTTACAGTCTGCTCCCGTTAACCACTTGGGTATCCCACCATTTAAAGATTTTAATAAATAAAATTTTTTAATATATATTTTAAGATATACATGCCGGCTACCGGAGTTGAACTGGTGACCTACTGATTACAAGTCAGTTGCTCTACCATCTGAGCTAAGCCGGCATTTTATTTTTTATAAAAAAATATATTTTATAAGAACTTTAAAATTTATATCCTGGTATTTACCTACTCTTACATGAGGTAAACCTCACACTACCATTGGCACTACAACGTTTCACTTCTGAGTTCGGAATGGGTTCAGGTGGTACCATTGCGTTATTTATACCAGGAATATTTTGTTAAGTTATAAATAATTAATAATTAAATCTAAACGATTCTGGTGTTGTAAGGTTAAGACTCACGGGTGTTTATTAGTACTGGTTAGCTCAACATATTACTATGCTTACACATCCAGCCTATCAACGTCATAGTCTTTAACGTCCCTTAAGGAATTTTTGTAAATAATTAACAAAAATTCTGGGAAGATTAATCTTAAGATAAGTTTCGCGCTTATATGCTTTCAGCGCTTATCTTTTCCGTATTTAGCTACCGGGCAATGCTATTGGCATAACAACCCGAACACCAGAGATACGTTCACTCCGGTCCTCTCGTACTAGGAGCAAATTCTTTCAATCTTCCAACGCCCACGGCAGATAGGGACCGAACTGTCTCACGACGTTCTAAACCCAGCTCGCGTACCACTTTAAATGGCGAACAGCCATACCCTTGGGACCTACTGCAGCCCCAGGATGTGATGAGCCGACATCGAGGTGCCAAACACCGCCGTCGATATGAACTCTTGGGCGGTATTAGCCTGTTATCCCCGGAGTACCTTTTATCCGTTGAGCGATGGCCTTATCATACAGGACCACCGGATCACTAAGACCTGCTTTCGCATCTGTTTGAATTGTCATTCTCACAGTTAAGCCAGCTTTTGCCTTTGTACTAACCTCACGATTTCCAACCGTGATTAGCTGACCTTAGTACTCCTCCGTTACTCTTTAGGAGGAGACCGCCCCAGTCAAACTACCCACCAGACACTGTCTCTGACCCGGATAACGGGCCAAGGTTAGAATAATAAACATCAAAGGGTGGTATTTCAAGGTTGACTCAATATTAACTAGCGTCAATATTTCATTGTCTCCCACCTATCCTACACATTAATGAATATCATTCAATATCAAGCTATAGTAAAGGTTCACGGGGTCTTTCCGTCTTGCCGCGGGTATACTGCATCTTCACAGCAATTTCAATTTCACTGAGTCTCAGGTGGAGACAGTCTGACCATCATTACGCCATTCGTGCAGGTCGGAACTTACCCGACAAGGAATTTCGCTACCTTAGGACCGTTATAGTTACGGCCGCCGTTTACCGGGGCTTCGATCAAGAGCTTCTTATTAAAATAATAACTCTATCAATTAACCTTCCGGCACCGGGCAGGCGTCACACCGTATACGTCCACTTGCGTGTTTGCACAGTGCTGTGTTTTTAATAAACAGTTGCAGTCAGCTATTATCTTAGACTGATTTCAGCTTCAAAAGTAAATTTCTCGACCTACCATCAGCGTGCCTTCTCCCGAAGTTACGGCACTATTTTGCCTAGTTCCTTCACCTGAGTTCTCTCAAGCGCCTTAGTATTCTCTACCTGACCACCTGTGTCGGTTTAGAGTACGATTCAATATTATCTAGAGCTTAGAGGATTTTCTTGTAAGCAGGGTATCAATTACTTCAATACAATAAAGTACCTCGTCATTACGCCTCAATGTTTATAATTATTCGGATTTTCCTAAATAATACATCTACACGCTTAAACCAAGACTACCATCACTTGGCTAATTTAACCTTCTTCGTCCCCCCTTCGCAATAATAATGAGTACAGGAATATTAACCTGTTGTCCATCGATTACGCTTTTCAGCCTCATCTTAGGTGTCGACTTACCCTACCTCGATTACCGTTGGATAGGAACCCTTAGTCTTTCGGCGAATAGGTTTTTCACCTATTTTATCGTTACTCATGTCAGCATTCGCACTTCTGATCTTTCCAACAAACTTTACAATTTATCTTCAACAATTTACAGAACGCTCCCCTACCCAATAAATAAATTCTTTATTGTCGCAGCTTCGGTGTATAATTTAGCCCCGTTACATCTTCCGCGCAGGATGACTAGACCAGTGAGCTATTACGCTTTCTTTAAATGATGGCTGCTTCTAAGCCAACATCCTGGCTGTTTCTGCCTTCCCACTTCGTTTCCCACTTAATTATAACTTAGGGACCTTAGCTAGCGATCTGGGTTGTTTCCCTCTCCACAACGGACGTTAGCACCCGCTGTGTGTCTCCCGTGATAACATTATTCGGTATTTGAAGTTTGCATCGGATTGGTAAATCTGGAAGATTCCCTAACCGAAACAGAGCTCTACCCCCGAATATGAATTACACGAGGCGCTACCTAAATAGCTTTCGGGGAGAACCAGCTATCTCCCGGTTTGATTGGCCTTTCACCCCTAACCACAAGTCATCCGCTAATTTTTCAACATTAGTCGGTTCGGTCCTCCAGTAAGCATTACCAAACCTTCAACCTGCTCATGGTTAGATCACCGGGTTTCGGGTCTATATCTTGCAACTAAAACGCCCTTTTAAGACTCGGTTTCCCTACGGCTTCCTTATACAGTTAACCTTGCTACAAAATATAACTCGCTGACCCATTATACAAAAGGTACGCAGTCACATTTTTTTCAAAATGCTCCTACTGCTTGTACGTATATGATTTCAGGTTCTATTTCACTCCCCTAACCGGGGTTCTTTTCACCTTTCCCTCACGGTACTAGTTCACTATCGGTCAGTCAGTAGTATTTAGCCTTAGAGGATGATCCCCCTATATTCAAACAAGATTTCACGTGTCTCGTTTTACTCATTGAGATTATAATCACTATATTTTAATATACGGGACTATCACCCTATATTGTATAACTTTCCAGTTATTTCTATTAATATAATAATTACATATATCTCTGGGCTTTTTCCTTTTCGCTCGCCACTACTAAGGAAATCTCTATTGATTTCTTTTCCTCAGGATACTTAGATGTTTCAGTTCTCCTGGTTTACTTCGTTATTCTATGTATTCAAATAACGATAATATATAATTATATATATTAGGTTACCCCATTCGGATATCACCGACTAATA is drawn from Enterobacteriaceae endosymbiont of Donacia vulgaris and contains these coding sequences:
- the trpS gene encoding tryptophan--tRNA ligase; the protein is MKKKIIFSGIQPTGFLTLGNYIGALKQWEKLQKKYSCFYCIADLHSLTIHQKKSILSKNILDVLAMCLACGINPEKSIIFIQSHVPQHSQLNWILNCFTNFGEIQRMTQFKEKIFLNKNINVGIFNYPILMAADILLYQTNKIPVGKDQIQHIELTRNIAYRFNKIYGKIFTIPEKILNYNGSCIKSLLNPNKKMSKSDFNKNNIISLFDSDFIIEQKIKNAVTDSNNPPIIKYDFKNKPGISNLLVILSNITNFSIEKLEKDFHNKNYNYLKKSIINNLCLFLNKLRKKYFFYRENEKYLKNVIINGAEKAKKHASITLQKVTNAIGLDI
- the crp gene encoding cAMP-activated global transcriptional regulator CRP, with amino-acid sequence MFFKLQKDSTLEWFLSYCHINKYPAKMILIKQGDISKNLYYILKGIVIVSIKNKNGKEIIINYLNSGNFIGEIGFFHPTYKEITLIKLKTECELAKISYKKFFNLVNINNHIIMKISFQIAEKLKTTFKKINNLVFLDVTQRIFTTLLNLAKSPEAITHPDGMQIKITRQEIGKIVGCSRETVGRTLKMLKKRNLIYAHGKTIVIYGTR